The Aestuariibius sp. HNIBRBA575 nucleotide sequence GGGAATATAGCCCGGTCAGAATCCGCCGGTAATCCACCCGTGCAGCCGCGACATAATCAGCCGCACTGGCATCCGCATCATTGCGCAATTGCAGCGTCAGGGACGCATCCCGCACCACGGATCGCAATTCTGGATCATCCAGCACCAGCGTGACGTCCTGCGCCGCCGCCATCTGCGCGCAAAACAGGGCTGTCCCTGACAACATTGACCTGAATAACCGCACGTTTCACCCCGACTTTGACCCATTTGGGTCTGTTGCGGTTTTTATATCCGATTGCCGCGCCAGTAGGAACGGGGCGGCGACGGGATCACGCGGATTTTAGCCCATTATGCGCCAGATCGTGAAAACGGATCATCCGGATAGGTCACATGCGCCAGATAAAGCCCCTGTGGCGGACAAACCGGCCCGCAGGCTGCGCGGGTTTTTGCCGCAAGTGCGGTGCGCACATCATCCGGCGTCCATGACCCGGCTCCGACCCGTTCCAATGTCCCCACAAAGCTGCGCACTTGGTTGTGCAGAAACGACCGGGCGCGCACATGGAACCGGTATTCGATGCCATTTGCATGGTTGATCTGTTCGATACGCAGCTCTTCTAGGGTTTTTATCGGGCTTTGCGCCTGACAGATCGTGGATCGAAACGTGGTGAAATCATGCTGTCCGATCAGATGGGTCGCACCCGTTTGCATCGCGTCAACGTCCAGCTCATGATTGATGCGCCAATATTGCCCATCATCGAATGTCAGCGGGGCGCGGCGGCTCATGAGACGGAACAAATAGCGCCGTTCCTGAGCCGAAAAACGGGCATGCCATTCATCGTCAACCCGGGCGCATTCCACAATCGCGACGGGGGCCGGTTTTAGGTGATAATTCAGGGCTTCGGACAGGCGAAACGGATCCCATTCGCGATCCAAATCACAATGCGCCACCTGACCTGTGGCATGGACCCCGGCATCGGTGCGACCGGCCGCTGCGATATTGTGGTCACGCGGTTCCAGTTTCGCTAGGGCCGTCTCAATCGCGCCTTGAACTGTGGGCAGATCAATTTGACGTTGCCAGCCTGAAAACGGGCGGCCGTCATATTCAATTTTTAGGGCATATCTGGGCATAAGTGTCGCCTTAGGGGGAACACCGGACGAAATCAATCCCTACACATTATGCGTGGGGCGGCTTATTTTAGGCCTAGCCATGAATGTGGCGCTTTGAAAAGGGGCAGAGATTGGTTTTCACAGAGATAGCAGATGGCATCGCCCGATCAATCGAGGCCGTGAGCGACACCGTAACCGCCCCCTTTTCAGAGCCGGTCATCCGTTTAGGGGTGACAGGATTGTCGCGGGCCGGAAAAACGGTGTTTATCACGTCACTGGTGGCCAACCTGATGGATCGTGGCCGTATGCCACAGCTGATCGGCGCCGCAAATGGCGCGATCCGAACTGCATATTTACAACCTCAACCCGATGATACCCTGCCCAGATTCACCTACGAAGATCACATTTCGAACCTTACCCAATCCCAGCCGCAATGGCCCACCGGAACCAAACGGGTCAGCGAACTCAGACTGTCATTGCGGGTGCAGCCCACGGGGCTGTTGTCGGGTCTGCAAGGGCCGCGCAACGTGCATTTGGACATTGTCGACTATCCGGGCGAATGGTTGCTGGATTTAGGATTGTTGGAAAAATCCTATGCGCAATGGTCCACAGAGGTTCTGACGCGGATTGCTGATCGCCACGAAGCTGAGGCATTTAACGCCGCTTTGACCCAAACAGACACCGCTAAAAAGCTGGATGAACCTGTGGCTCAGCATTTGGCGCAACAATTCACATCTTATCTTAACGTCGCGCGAAATAACGGATATTCCGATTGCGGGCCGGGGCGGTTTTTGTTGCCGGGGGATTTGGCTGGGTCACCGGTTTTGACTTTTGCCCCCTTACCGGAATTGCCAAAGGCCGCGCGCGGGACCCTATATCGTGAATTTGAACGCAGGTTCGAAAGTTACAAACGCAATGTGGTAAAGCCGTTTTTCAGGGACCACTTTTCGCGCATTGATCGCCAGATCGTTTTGGTGGACGTGTTGGGCGCCATTCATGCTGGACCGCGCGCGGTTGATGATTTGCGCCAAGCCATGGCAGATATCCTTGCTGCCTTTCGTCCGGGGCGAAATGCGTTTCTGACGCGTTTGTTTCAGGGGCGGCGCATTGATCGCATTCTGTTTGCCGCCACCAAAGCGGATCATCTGCATCACGCCCAGCATCCACAATTGACTGCGATCACTCAGGCTTTGTTGCGCGAAGCCAAAGATCGCGCTGATTTCGCCGGGGCAAAAACCGCCGCCATGTCGATTGCAGCATTGCGGACCACAACCGAGGATCGCATCGACCACAACGGCACGCTGTTGAACGTGGTGCGCGGCCGGTTGCAAAATGGCAAACAGGCTGCGTTTTATCCCGGCGCATTGCCGGATGATCCGGGGCATTTATTGGCCTCTGCGCGATCAGGTGCACAGAAATGGCTGGATGCGGATTACCAGATCATGAATTTTGCC carries:
- the truA gene encoding tRNA pseudouridine(38-40) synthase TruA, which codes for MPRYALKIEYDGRPFSGWQRQIDLPTVQGAIETALAKLEPRDHNIAAAGRTDAGVHATGQVAHCDLDREWDPFRLSEALNYHLKPAPVAIVECARVDDEWHARFSAQERRYLFRLMSRRAPLTFDDGQYWRINHELDVDAMQTGATHLIGQHDFTTFRSTICQAQSPIKTLEELRIEQINHANGIEYRFHVRARSFLHNQVRSFVGTLERVGAGSWTPDDVRTALAAKTRAACGPVCPPQGLYLAHVTYPDDPFSRSGA
- a CDS encoding YcjX family protein yields the protein MVFTEIADGIARSIEAVSDTVTAPFSEPVIRLGVTGLSRAGKTVFITSLVANLMDRGRMPQLIGAANGAIRTAYLQPQPDDTLPRFTYEDHISNLTQSQPQWPTGTKRVSELRLSLRVQPTGLLSGLQGPRNVHLDIVDYPGEWLLDLGLLEKSYAQWSTEVLTRIADRHEAEAFNAALTQTDTAKKLDEPVAQHLAQQFTSYLNVARNNGYSDCGPGRFLLPGDLAGSPVLTFAPLPELPKAARGTLYREFERRFESYKRNVVKPFFRDHFSRIDRQIVLVDVLGAIHAGPRAVDDLRQAMADILAAFRPGRNAFLTRLFQGRRIDRILFAATKADHLHHAQHPQLTAITQALLREAKDRADFAGAKTAAMSIAALRTTTEDRIDHNGTLLNVVRGRLQNGKQAAFYPGALPDDPGHLLASARSGAQKWLDADYQIMNFAPAPLTLKPGDGPPHIRLDKAAQFLIGDKL